Proteins from a genomic interval of Lelliottia amnigena:
- the ftsL gene encoding cell division protein FtsL: MISRVTETLSKVKGSLGSNERHALPGVIGDDLLRFGKLPLCLFICIIVTAVTVVTTAHHTRLLTAQREQMVLERDALDIEWRNLILEENALGDHSRVERIATEKLQLQHVDPSQENIVVQK; this comes from the coding sequence ATGATCAGCAGAGTGACAGAGACCCTAAGCAAAGTTAAAGGATCGTTAGGAAGCAACGAGCGCCATGCCTTGCCTGGCGTGATCGGCGACGATCTTTTGCGGTTTGGGAAGCTGCCACTCTGCTTGTTCATTTGCATTATTGTGACGGCCGTGACGGTCGTAACAACCGCACACCATACCCGTTTACTGACCGCGCAGCGCGAGCAGATGGTGCTCGAGCGTGATGCGCTGGATATCGAATGGCGAAACCTGATTCTTGAAGAAAATGCGCTCGGCGATCACAGCCGGGTTGAACGGATCGCAACGGAAAAGCTGCAGCTGCAGCATGTTGATCCTTCGCAGGAAAATATTGTAGTACAAAAATAA
- the murF gene encoding UDP-N-acetylmuramoyl-tripeptide--D-alanyl-D-alanine ligase — MISITLRQAATVLNGELQGRDLTVDAVTTDTRKITPGCLFVALKGERFDAHDFAEQAKENGAGALLVSRKLDIDLPQLVVKDTRQAFGELAAWVRQQVPARVVALTGSSGKTSVKEMTAAILSQCGNTLYTAGNLNNDIGVPMTLLGLTQEHQYAVIELGANHQGEIAWTVDLTRPEAALVNNLAAAHLEGFGSLEGVAKAKGEIYGGLPENGIAIMNADNNDWLNWQSTIGSRKTWRFSPNAANSDFSATNIHVTSHGTEFTLKTPTGDVDVLLPLPGRHNIANALAAAALSMAVGATHDAIKAGLLNLKAVPGRLFPIQLAENKLLLDDSYNANVGSMTAAVQVLSEMPGYRVMVVGDMAELGDESEACHVQVGEAAKASGIDCVLSAGILSQAISQASGVGEHFANKTALITRLKELVTEHQIVTVLVKGSRSAAMEEVVHALQENGTC, encoded by the coding sequence ATGATTAGCATTACGCTACGCCAGGCTGCTACGGTGCTGAATGGCGAGCTGCAGGGTCGGGATCTGACTGTTGATGCGGTGACGACGGATACCCGAAAAATTACGCCGGGCTGTTTGTTCGTCGCGCTGAAAGGCGAGCGCTTTGATGCGCATGATTTTGCCGAACAAGCAAAAGAGAACGGCGCTGGTGCGTTACTGGTGAGTCGTAAACTTGACATCGATCTGCCGCAGTTGGTGGTGAAAGACACGCGCCAGGCATTTGGTGAGCTGGCTGCATGGGTTCGCCAGCAGGTTCCTGCGCGCGTTGTGGCGCTGACGGGATCTTCCGGCAAAACCTCTGTCAAAGAGATGACGGCTGCGATACTCAGCCAATGTGGCAATACGCTTTACACTGCCGGCAATCTGAATAACGACATCGGCGTGCCAATGACGCTACTGGGTTTGACGCAAGAACATCAATACGCCGTGATTGAACTCGGCGCCAATCACCAGGGTGAAATTGCCTGGACTGTTGATTTGACGCGTCCGGAAGCGGCATTAGTCAATAACCTTGCGGCAGCGCATCTTGAAGGATTTGGCTCGCTGGAAGGCGTGGCAAAAGCGAAAGGTGAAATTTATGGCGGCCTGCCGGAGAACGGCATTGCCATTATGAATGCCGATAACAATGACTGGCTGAACTGGCAAAGCACCATTGGCTCGCGTAAAACCTGGCGTTTCTCGCCAAATGCTGCGAACAGCGATTTTTCCGCGACAAATATCCATGTGACCTCACACGGCACGGAATTTACCTTAAAGACCCCAACGGGCGATGTGGACGTGCTGTTGCCTCTGCCGGGTCGTCACAATATTGCGAATGCACTGGCTGCTGCGGCACTGTCAATGGCCGTTGGCGCAACGCACGATGCAATCAAAGCGGGGCTGTTAAACCTCAAGGCCGTGCCAGGACGTTTGTTCCCCATCCAACTGGCTGAAAACAAGCTGCTGCTGGATGACTCTTACAACGCTAACGTCGGCTCCATGACCGCCGCGGTACAGGTGCTGTCAGAAATGCCAGGCTATCGTGTGATGGTTGTAGGCGATATGGCTGAGCTGGGTGACGAGAGCGAAGCGTGCCATGTGCAGGTGGGCGAAGCGGCAAAAGCATCCGGTATTGATTGCGTATTAAGTGCAGGAATTTTAAGCCAGGCGATCAGCCAGGCGAGCGGCGTCGGTGAACATTTTGCTAATAAAACTGCGCTGATTACACGTTTGAAAGAGTTAGTTACAGAGCATCAAATTGTGACTGTTTTAGTGAAAGGTTCACGTAGTGCCGCCATGGAAGAGGTTGTGCACGCATTACAGGAGAACGGAACATGTTAG
- the mraY gene encoding phospho-N-acetylmuramoyl-pentapeptide-transferase gives MLVWLAEHLVKYYSGFNVFSYLTFRAIVSLLTALFISLWMGPRMIARLQKLSFGQVVRNDGPESHFSKRGTPTMGGIMILTAIVVSVLLWAYPSNPYVWCVLTVLIGYGIIGFVDDYRKVVRKDTKGLIARWKYFWMSVIALGVAFALYLAGKDTPATELVVPFFKDVMPQLGLFYILLAYFVIVGTGNAVNLTDGLDGLAIMPTVFVAGGFALVAWATGNMNFANYLHIPYLRHAGELVIVCTAIVGAGLGFLWFNTYPAQVFMGDVGSLALGGALGIIAVLLRQEFLLVIMGGVFVVETLSVILQVGSFKLRGQRIFRMAPIHHHYELKGWPEPRVIVRFWIISLMLVLIGLATLKVR, from the coding sequence ATGTTAGTTTGGCTGGCCGAACATTTGGTCAAATATTACTCAGGCTTTAACGTCTTTTCTTATCTGACGTTTCGCGCCATCGTCAGCCTGCTGACTGCACTGTTCATCTCGTTGTGGATGGGCCCGCGCATGATTGCCCGTCTGCAAAAACTCTCTTTCGGCCAGGTTGTCCGTAACGACGGCCCAGAATCGCACTTCAGCAAACGCGGTACGCCAACAATGGGCGGGATCATGATCCTCACCGCGATTGTGGTATCCGTATTGCTGTGGGCTTACCCGTCCAACCCGTACGTCTGGTGTGTACTCACTGTGCTGATTGGTTACGGCATTATTGGTTTCGTTGATGATTACCGCAAAGTGGTGCGTAAAGACACCAAAGGCCTTATCGCCCGCTGGAAATACTTCTGGATGTCGGTGATTGCGCTGGGCGTGGCGTTCGCGCTTTATCTGGCGGGTAAAGACACACCGGCAACTGAGCTGGTTGTACCTTTCTTCAAAGACGTGATGCCACAGCTTGGATTGTTCTACATCCTGCTGGCGTATTTCGTGATTGTGGGCACCGGCAATGCTGTGAACCTGACCGACGGCCTCGACGGTCTGGCGATCATGCCAACCGTCTTTGTCGCAGGTGGCTTTGCGCTGGTGGCATGGGCAACCGGTAACATGAACTTTGCCAATTACTTACACATTCCTTATCTGCGCCACGCCGGTGAACTGGTGATCGTCTGTACGGCGATTGTCGGCGCGGGGCTTGGCTTCCTGTGGTTTAACACCTATCCGGCTCAGGTCTTTATGGGTGACGTCGGTTCGCTGGCGCTAGGCGGCGCGCTGGGCATTATTGCCGTGCTGCTGCGTCAGGAGTTCTTGCTGGTGATCATGGGTGGTGTATTTGTTGTTGAAACGCTTTCGGTGATTTTACAGGTCGGTTCCTTCAAGCTGCGCGGTCAGCGCATCTTCCGTATGGCCCCGATTCATCACCACTATGAACTGAAAGGCTGGCCGGAGCCGCGCGTGATTGTGCGCTTCTGGATTATTTCACTGATGCTGGTGCTAATTGGCCTCGCAACACTGAAGGTGCGTTAA
- the fruR_1 gene encoding Fructose repressor, whose protein sequence is MKLDEIARLAGVSRTTASYVINGKAKQYRVSDKTVEKVMAVVREHNYHPNAVAAGLRAGRTRSIGLVIPDLENTSYTRIANYLERQARQRGYQLLIACSEDQPDNEMRCIEHLLQRQVDAIIVSTSLPPEHPFYQRWANDSFPIVALDRALDREHFTSVVGADQDDAEMLAAELRTFPAETVLYLGALPELSVSFLREQGFRNAWKDDPREVHYLYANSYEREAAAQLFEKWLETHPMPQALFTTSFALLQGVMDVTLRREGKLPTELAIATFGDNELLDFLQCPVLAVAQRHRDVAERVLEIVLASLDEPRKPKPGLTRIKRNLYRRGVLSRH, encoded by the coding sequence GTGAAACTGGATGAAATCGCCCGGCTTGCGGGCGTGTCACGAACTACAGCAAGCTATGTGATCAACGGTAAAGCGAAGCAGTACCGTGTTAGCGATAAAACCGTTGAAAAAGTCATGGCGGTGGTGCGTGAGCATAACTACCATCCGAACGCTGTCGCCGCCGGTTTACGTGCCGGACGCACCCGCTCTATTGGTCTGGTCATTCCGGATCTGGAAAATACCAGCTACACCCGTATCGCTAATTATCTTGAACGCCAGGCGCGTCAGCGTGGTTATCAGTTACTGATCGCCTGTTCTGAAGATCAACCCGATAATGAAATGCGCTGCATTGAGCATCTGCTGCAACGCCAGGTGGATGCGATTATCGTATCCACTTCCTTGCCGCCAGAGCACCCGTTCTACCAGCGTTGGGCGAACGACTCGTTCCCGATTGTCGCCCTTGACCGTGCGCTGGATCGTGAACACTTTACCAGCGTAGTCGGTGCCGATCAGGACGACGCGGAAATGCTGGCTGCAGAGCTGCGCACCTTCCCTGCGGAAACCGTGCTTTATCTTGGCGCGTTACCCGAGCTGTCCGTCAGCTTCCTGCGTGAGCAGGGATTCCGTAACGCCTGGAAAGACGATCCGCGTGAAGTCCACTATCTCTATGCCAATAGCTACGAGCGTGAAGCCGCTGCTCAGCTGTTTGAAAAGTGGCTTGAGACGCACCCGATGCCGCAGGCGCTGTTTACCACGTCGTTTGCCCTTCTACAAGGTGTGATGGACGTTACGCTACGACGCGAAGGCAAATTGCCGACTGAGCTGGCCATTGCGACGTTTGGTGATAACGAGCTGCTCGACTTCCTGCAATGCCCGGTGCTTGCCGTGGCGCAGCGTCACCGTGACGTTGCGGAGCGCGTGCTGGAAATTGTCCTCGCGAGCCTCGATGAACCTCGTAAGCCGAAACCGGGTCTGACCCGTATCAAACGTAACCTTTACCGTCGCGGTGTGTTAAGCCGTCACTAA
- the ftsI_1 gene encoding peptidoglycan synthetase FtsI encodes MRAAAKTQKPKRQEEQANFVSWRFALLCGCILLALCLLLGRAAWLQIIAPDMLVRQGDMRSLRVQEVSTSRGLITDRSGRPLAVSVPVKAIWADPKELHDAGGVTLDNRWKALADALKMPLDQMAARVNANPKGRFIYLARQVNPDMADYIKKLKLPGIHLREESRRYYPSGEVTAHLIGFTNVDSQGIEGVEKSFDKWLTGQPGERVVRKDRYGRVIEDISSTDSQAAHNLALSIDERLQALVYRELNNAVAFNKAESGSAVLVDVSTGEVLAMANSPSYNPNNLTGTQKDIMRNRTITDVFEPGSTVKPMVVMTALQRGIVNENTVLNTIPYRINGHEIKDVARYSELTLTGVLQKSSNVGVSKLALAMPSSALVETYSRFGLGKATNLGLVGERSGLYPQKQRWSDIERATFSFGYGLMVTPLQLARVYATIGSYGVYRPLSITKVDPPVPGERIFPESTVRTVVHMMESVALPGGGGVKAAIKGYRIAIKTGTAKKVGPDGRYINKYIAYTAGVAPASNPRFALVVVINDPQAGKYYGGAVSAPVFGAIMGGVLRTMNIEPDALSTGEKSEFVTNQGEGTGGRS; translated from the coding sequence ATGAGAGCAGCGGCGAAAACGCAAAAACCGAAACGTCAGGAAGAACAGGCCAACTTTGTGAGTTGGCGTTTTGCGTTGCTTTGTGGCTGTATTTTACTGGCGCTGTGTCTGTTGCTCGGTCGTGCTGCGTGGTTACAGATTATCGCGCCGGACATGCTGGTGCGACAGGGAGATATGCGTTCCCTGCGCGTGCAGGAAGTGTCCACTTCGCGCGGTTTGATCACTGACCGTTCTGGTCGCCCGTTGGCGGTGAGCGTGCCCGTTAAAGCGATCTGGGCCGATCCGAAAGAGCTGCATGATGCTGGTGGCGTCACGCTGGATAATCGCTGGAAAGCGCTTGCCGATGCGTTGAAAATGCCGCTCGACCAAATGGCGGCGCGCGTCAATGCCAACCCGAAAGGGCGATTTATCTATCTGGCGCGTCAGGTGAACCCTGATATGGCCGATTACATTAAGAAACTCAAACTGCCGGGGATTCATCTGCGTGAAGAGTCACGCCGCTATTATCCGTCAGGAGAAGTGACCGCTCACCTCATTGGCTTTACCAACGTCGATAGCCAGGGTATTGAAGGGGTCGAAAAAAGCTTTGATAAATGGCTGACCGGACAACCAGGCGAGCGTGTGGTACGTAAAGACCGTTACGGCCGCGTGATCGAGGATATCTCTTCAACGGACAGTCAGGCGGCGCACAACCTCGCGCTGAGTATTGACGAACGTTTGCAGGCGCTGGTTTACCGCGAACTGAATAATGCGGTGGCGTTTAACAAAGCCGAATCTGGCAGCGCCGTGCTGGTGGACGTCAGCACTGGCGAAGTCCTGGCGATGGCGAACAGCCCGTCTTATAACCCGAATAATCTTACCGGTACGCAGAAAGATATCATGCGTAACCGTACCATCACCGACGTGTTCGAACCGGGTTCGACTGTGAAACCGATGGTGGTAATGACCGCGCTGCAGCGTGGCATCGTTAATGAAAATACCGTTCTAAATACCATTCCTTACCGAATTAACGGCCACGAAATCAAAGATGTGGCGCGTTACAGCGAATTGACCCTGACCGGGGTTTTGCAGAAGTCGAGTAACGTCGGTGTTTCTAAGCTGGCGTTAGCGATGCCGTCCTCAGCGTTAGTAGAAACTTACTCACGTTTTGGGCTGGGAAAGGCGACCAATTTGGGGTTGGTCGGAGAACGCAGTGGCTTATATCCTCAAAAACAACGGTGGTCTGACATAGAGAGGGCCACCTTCTCTTTCGGCTACGGGCTAATGGTAACACCGTTACAGTTGGCGCGAGTCTATGCAACGATCGGCAGCTATGGCGTATATCGTCCCCTGTCGATCACCAAAGTTGATCCACCGGTTCCGGGCGAGCGTATCTTCCCGGAATCCACCGTTCGTACCGTGGTACATATGATGGAAAGCGTGGCGCTGCCTGGCGGCGGCGGCGTGAAGGCAGCGATCAAAGGCTATCGCATCGCCATCAAAACCGGTACAGCGAAAAAAGTGGGGCCGGACGGTCGCTACATCAATAAATACATTGCTTACACCGCAGGCGTTGCGCCTGCAAGCAATCCCCGATTTGCGCTGGTGGTCGTTATTAACGATCCACAGGCGGGTAAATACTACGGTGGCGCCGTCTCCGCGCCGGTGTTCGGTGCCATCATGGGCGGCGTTTTGCGTACCATGAATATCGAACCAGATGCGCTGTCGACGGGCGAAAAAAGTGAATTTGTAACTAATCAAGGCGAGGGAACAGGTGGCAGATCGTAA
- the murD gene encoding UDP-N-acetylmuramoyl-L-alanyl-D-glutamate synthetase: protein MADYQGKKVVIIGLGLTGLSCVDFFLGRGVTPRVMDTRVSPPGLDKLPEEVERHLGGLNDDWLLAADLIVASPGFALAHPSLSAAADAGVEIVGDIELFCREAQAPVIAITGSNGKSTVTTLVGEMAKAAGMNVGVGGNIGLPALMLLDQERELYVLELSSFQLETTSSLRAVAATILNVTEDHMDRYPFGLQQYRAAKLRVYENAKVCVVNADDALTMPVRGADERCVSFGINMGDYHLNHQQGETWLRVKGEKVLNVKEMKLSGQHNYTNALAALALADAAGLPRASSLKALTTFTGLAHRFQLALEHNGVRWINDSKATNVGSTEAALNGLRVDGTLYLLLGGDGKSADFSSLKPYLSGDNIRVYCFGRDGAELAALRPDIATQTETLEQAIRLIAPNVQPGDMVLLSPACASLDQFKNFEQRGDLFARLAKELG from the coding sequence ATGGCAGATTACCAGGGCAAAAAAGTCGTTATTATCGGGTTAGGCCTGACGGGGCTTTCCTGCGTGGACTTTTTCCTCGGACGGGGCGTGACGCCGCGTGTGATGGATACGCGTGTTTCACCGCCGGGTCTGGATAAACTTCCGGAAGAGGTTGAACGCCACCTTGGTGGTCTGAATGATGACTGGCTGCTGGCCGCCGATTTGATTGTGGCAAGCCCAGGGTTTGCTCTGGCGCACCCTTCGTTAAGTGCCGCAGCCGATGCGGGCGTCGAGATTGTTGGCGATATCGAGTTGTTCTGCCGCGAAGCGCAGGCACCGGTTATCGCTATCACCGGCTCCAACGGCAAAAGCACCGTCACCACGCTAGTGGGTGAAATGGCGAAAGCCGCGGGCATGAACGTGGGAGTCGGCGGCAATATCGGTTTACCTGCACTGATGCTGCTGGATCAGGAACGTGAATTGTACGTGCTGGAACTCTCTAGCTTCCAGCTGGAGACTACGTCGAGTTTGCGCGCCGTTGCTGCGACGATCCTGAACGTGACCGAAGATCATATGGATCGTTACCCGTTTGGCTTACAGCAATATCGTGCGGCCAAACTGCGCGTCTATGAAAATGCCAAAGTGTGCGTAGTGAATGCCGACGATGCGCTGACCATGCCAGTGCGCGGTGCGGACGAGCGCTGCGTGAGTTTTGGCATCAATATGGGTGACTATCACCTGAATCATCAGCAGGGCGAAACCTGGCTGCGTGTGAAAGGTGAGAAAGTGTTGAACGTGAAAGAGATGAAACTTTCTGGACAACATAACTACACCAATGCGCTGGCGGCGCTGGCGCTGGCAGACGCTGCGGGTCTACCGCGTGCATCAAGTCTGAAAGCATTGACCACGTTTACTGGCCTGGCGCATCGCTTCCAACTGGCGCTTGAGCATAACGGCGTTCGCTGGATTAACGACTCTAAAGCCACTAACGTCGGCAGCACAGAAGCCGCGCTGAACGGATTACGCGTCGATGGCACGTTGTATCTGCTGCTCGGCGGTGACGGTAAATCGGCGGACTTCTCATCTCTCAAGCCCTATCTGTCAGGCGATAACATCCGCGTATACTGCTTTGGCCGCGACGGTGCTGAACTGGCCGCGTTGCGCCCGGACATCGCCACACAAACCGAAACTCTGGAACAGGCGATTCGCCTGATTGCACCGAATGTTCAGCCGGGCGATATGGTGCTGCTGTCTCCAGCCTGCGCGAGTCTCGATCAGTTTAAGAATTTCGAACAGCGTGGCGATCTCTTCGCCCGCCTGGCGAAGGAGTTAGGCTGA
- the rsmH gene encoding 16S rRNA methyltransferase yields MTENYKHTSVLLDEAVNGLNIRPDGIYIDGTFGRGGHSRLILSQLGAEGRLLAIDRDPQAIAVAKTIDDPRFSFVHGPFSALADYVSERDLTGKIDGILLDLGVSSPQLDDAERGFSFMRDGPLDMRMDPTRGQSAAEWLLTAEEADIAWVIKTFGEERFGKRIARGIVERNRIEPMTRTKELAEVVTAATPVKDKFKHPATRTFQAVRIWVNSELEEIELALKSSLGVLAPGGRLSIISFHSLEDRIVKRFMREQSRGPQVPAGLPMTEEQLSKLGGRYLRVLGKMMPGEEEVAENPRARSSVLRIAERTNA; encoded by the coding sequence ATGACGGAAAATTATAAACATACATCGGTGCTGTTGGACGAGGCCGTAAACGGTCTGAATATTCGTCCTGATGGCATCTATATTGATGGCACATTTGGTCGCGGTGGTCACTCGCGTCTGATCCTCTCCCAACTGGGAGCGGAAGGTCGCTTATTGGCAATCGATCGCGATCCGCAGGCAATTGCCGTTGCGAAGACTATCGATGATCCACGCTTTTCATTTGTTCATGGGCCTTTCTCAGCGTTGGCTGACTACGTAAGCGAGCGCGATCTCACGGGCAAGATCGACGGGATTCTTCTCGATCTTGGCGTTTCATCACCACAGCTTGATGATGCAGAACGCGGATTTTCTTTCATGCGTGATGGCCCGCTGGATATGCGTATGGACCCAACGCGTGGTCAATCCGCTGCCGAATGGCTGCTGACTGCTGAAGAAGCCGATATTGCCTGGGTGATTAAAACCTTTGGCGAAGAGCGTTTTGGTAAACGTATCGCGCGCGGCATCGTTGAGCGTAATCGTATTGAGCCGATGACACGCACGAAAGAGCTGGCAGAAGTGGTGACGGCGGCAACGCCGGTTAAAGACAAATTCAAACATCCCGCGACCCGTACCTTCCAGGCGGTGCGCATTTGGGTCAACAGTGAACTGGAGGAAATAGAGCTGGCGCTAAAAAGCTCGCTCGGCGTGCTGGCCCCAGGTGGGCGGTTATCCATTATCAGCTTCCATTCGCTGGAAGACCGTATTGTGAAGCGTTTTATGCGCGAACAAAGCCGCGGTCCTCAGGTTCCAGCAGGGCTGCCGATGACGGAAGAGCAACTCAGTAAACTGGGCGGCCGTTATTTGCGAGTACTAGGCAAGATGATGCCGGGCGAAGAAGAGGTGGCAGAGAATCCACGCGCCCGTAGTTCAGTGCTGCGCATCGCAGAAAGGACGAACGCATGA
- the murE gene encoding UDP-N-acetylmuramoylalanyl-D-glutamate--2, 6-diaminopimelate ligase: MADRNLRDLLAPWVQNVPARALREMVLDSRVAASGDLFVAVVGHQADGRRYIPQAIAQGVAAIIAEAKDDATDGEIREMHGVPVIYLSQLNERLSALAGRFYHEPSDQLRLVGVTGTNGKTTTTQLMAQWAQLLGETGAVMGTVGNGLLGKVNPTENTTGSAVDVQHVLSGLAGQGATFAAMEVSSHGLVQHRVSALKFAASVFTNLSRDHLDYHGDMENYEAAKWLLYSTHHCGQAIINADDEVGRRWLAKLPDAVAVSMEDHINPNCHGRWLKATDVNYHDSGATIRFASSWGEGEIESRLMGAFNVSNLLLALATLLALDYPLAELVNTAARLQPVCGRMEVFTAPGKPTVVVDYAHTPDALEKALQAARLHCTGKLWCVFGCGGDRDKGKRPLMGAIAEQFADIPVVTDDNPRTEEPRAIINDILAGMMDAGHARVVEGRAEAVTNAIMQAKENDVVLLAGKGHEDYQIVGAHRLDYSDRVTAARLLGALA, encoded by the coding sequence GTGGCAGATCGTAATTTGCGCGACCTTCTTGCTCCGTGGGTGCAAAACGTACCTGCGCGGGCACTGCGAGAGATGGTACTCGACAGCCGTGTGGCTGCGTCGGGCGATCTTTTCGTTGCGGTAGTCGGTCATCAGGCGGACGGGCGTCGATATATCCCGCAGGCGATTGCGCAAGGTGTAGCTGCCATTATTGCTGAGGCAAAAGATGACGCAACCGACGGTGAAATCCGCGAAATGCACGGCGTGCCGGTCATCTACCTCAGTCAGTTGAATGAGCGTCTTTCCGCCCTGGCGGGACGTTTTTATCATGAACCGTCTGACCAGTTGCGATTGGTTGGCGTCACCGGGACCAACGGCAAAACCACCACCACGCAGTTGATGGCGCAGTGGGCCCAGTTATTGGGTGAAACGGGCGCGGTGATGGGCACGGTGGGCAATGGTCTGCTGGGTAAAGTCAATCCAACGGAGAACACCACCGGTTCAGCGGTTGATGTGCAGCATGTCCTTTCCGGCCTCGCAGGTCAGGGTGCGACGTTTGCCGCCATGGAGGTCTCTTCACATGGTTTGGTGCAACATCGCGTTTCAGCGCTGAAGTTTGCAGCGTCTGTGTTTACCAACCTGAGTCGCGACCACCTCGATTATCACGGGGACATGGAAAATTACGAAGCAGCAAAATGGCTGCTCTATTCCACGCATCACTGCGGTCAGGCGATCATCAACGCCGATGACGAAGTGGGCCGCCGTTGGCTGGCAAAATTGCCTGATGCAGTTGCGGTCTCCATGGAAGACCATATCAATCCGAATTGCCATGGCCGCTGGCTGAAGGCGACGGACGTGAATTATCACGACAGCGGCGCAACGATTCGCTTTGCTTCTTCATGGGGCGAAGGCGAAATCGAAAGCCGTTTGATGGGCGCATTTAACGTCAGCAATCTGTTGCTGGCGCTGGCCACGCTGTTGGCGTTGGATTATCCACTGGCCGAGCTGGTGAATACGGCCGCACGCTTGCAGCCTGTTTGTGGGCGGATGGAGGTCTTTACCGCACCGGGCAAACCGACGGTGGTGGTTGATTACGCCCATACCCCGGATGCGCTGGAAAAAGCGCTCCAGGCCGCGCGTCTGCACTGTACCGGTAAGCTGTGGTGCGTTTTCGGCTGCGGTGGCGATCGCGACAAAGGTAAGCGCCCACTTATGGGGGCGATTGCTGAACAGTTCGCGGATATTCCTGTTGTGACCGATGACAACCCGCGTACGGAAGAACCGCGCGCCATTATCAACGATATCCTCGCCGGCATGATGGATGCGGGGCACGCTCGAGTGGTTGAAGGCCGCGCCGAAGCGGTCACCAATGCGATTATGCAGGCCAAAGAAAATGACGTTGTGCTGCTGGCAGGCAAAGGTCATGAAGACTATCAAATTGTCGGTGCACATCGTCTGGATTATTCCGACCGTGTGACGGCTGCGCGTCTGCTGGGAGCGTTGGCATGA
- the ilvH gene encoding acetolactate synthase 3 regulatory subunit, giving the protein MRRILSVLLENESGALSRVIGLFAQRGYNIESLTVAPTDDPTLSRMTIQTVGDAKVLEQIEKQLHKLVDVLRVSELGQGAYVEREVMLVKIQASGYGRDEVKRNTDIFRGQIIDVTPSIYTVQLAGTSDKLDAFLASIRDVAKIVEVARSGIVGLSRGDKIMR; this is encoded by the coding sequence ATGCGCCGGATATTATCTGTATTACTGGAAAACGAGTCTGGTGCGCTCTCCCGCGTGATTGGACTCTTTGCCCAGCGCGGCTATAACATTGAAAGCCTGACCGTGGCCCCGACTGACGATCCTACATTATCCCGCATGACCATCCAGACCGTTGGCGATGCGAAAGTGCTGGAGCAGATTGAAAAGCAGCTACACAAGCTGGTGGATGTGCTGCGAGTCAGTGAATTAGGGCAGGGCGCGTATGTTGAGCGCGAAGTCATGCTGGTAAAAATTCAGGCTAGCGGGTACGGCCGTGACGAGGTCAAACGCAATACGGATATCTTCCGTGGGCAGATTATCGACGTTACCCCTTCTATATATACGGTGCAGTTGGCCGGAACCAGCGACAAGCTCGATGCCTTCCTTGCTTCGATACGTGATGTCGCCAAAATCGTTGAGGTCGCGCGCTCCGGCATCGTGGGGTTGTCTCGCGGCGATAAAATTATGCGGTAG
- the mraZ gene encoding protein mraZ, with product MFRGATLVNLDSKGRLSVPTRYRDQLIENASGQMVCTIDINHPCLLLYTLPEWEIIEQKLSRLSSMNPQERRVQRLLLGHASECQMDNSGRLLIAPVLRQHAGLTKEVMLVGQFNKFELWDETTWYQQVKEDIDAEQSDSGVLSDRLQDLSL from the coding sequence ATGTTCCGTGGGGCGACGTTAGTCAATCTCGACAGTAAGGGGCGTTTATCGGTACCAACCCGATACCGCGACCAACTGATCGAAAACGCGTCAGGTCAAATGGTGTGCACCATTGACATTAACCACCCCTGCCTGCTGCTTTACACCTTACCCGAATGGGAAATTATCGAGCAAAAGCTGTCGCGACTGTCGAGCATGAACCCGCAGGAACGCCGCGTGCAGCGGTTGTTGTTGGGTCATGCCAGTGAGTGTCAGATGGATAACTCGGGGCGCTTACTGATTGCGCCTGTGTTGCGACAACATGCTGGTCTAACAAAAGAAGTGATGCTGGTCGGGCAGTTCAACAAGTTTGAACTGTGGGATGAAACGACCTGGTATCAACAGGTCAAGGAAGATATCGACGCTGAACAATCTGATTCCGGTGTGTTATCGGATCGATTGCAGGACTTGTCTCTATAA